The DNA segment ccttaaagatttccagacggacctgtcgaaagtgGCCTACATCccacgtgttcctgcgaccttcatatttttgttaagtgtactatatttaattatagctCACGTAAGCATGTGTAATGTGTATGACtatgacatacatacatatgactgtaatattattatatgaatattggAATGCGTAATTCGCAACATAAAAACTACGACACTTCCACACCAAATTGATATTCAAATgaagacagacaaaaaaattatagattttactTGCACCAATTCCAAGTACCGACATATTTCCTCTTGCctgaattaattatttgtgtatgtaCACAAAAACTAGGCTGACAAGATCACGGTTTTTGCGTATGAGTTGTATTCATTAGcgtctttttattttgtttgccgGTACCGTTTTTTACACGGCAATATGATCCCACTTAAACTGAtgataagtacataatatatagtatgGAATGATGAGACGGTTAACCATTACTAGTAGATACAGTTGTGCTGACCTatttgaaaccagatatacatagaatgatcccgaaacgcgacacacttacgtgggtcactcaAGCGCAGGGTTTCCCAATCAGTCTGCAGAAGTCAAAATGTGGTCCACGAATGATTTCAAATTTTGCGAGCGGTCGCTACAAAAGTTATTTCTTACACTAACCTgctattttatagttttctcaACAATCTATTTATGTGAACAAGGGACTTTTGTTTTGTTGGTAGATAATTAAAAAGGCGAGGATTGACTTGTACAAAATATGAAAGCTCAGAAATCAGATTAATTcataactaacaaaaatattttgatttctttttatgaaaGTTACAATTGAATGTTCCATTATAGTATTTTAGAGATTAATTcagttcatttttattatatctacgcGTCGTGATCCCTGCTAACAACAATGATATAAAAGTGCTCCCCGGCtaagaaaaagttaaaaacCCCTGCTATAGCGGGTAAACACCGAGTATATGGTAGTCGCTCGccagatataaaaaaacgcgGGTAGCACTCCCTGGCTCATTACTACAAggttctatatatattatattttttacataaactgAGTTATGTGTATCACATTATTGTGcttttttcagtgaaaattataatgatcCCGAAAGAGAAAACAAgaactataaattattgtattttgcaATGTTTAGCAACGTGGAAAATTTTAATCACTTTTtccaacataaattaaaattaacataggaccttgtgaTAGTGTGCCAACGAAATATCCTATGAACTATTAGTATTGGTTTAATAAGTAACTATAATTTGCTCCCTTTGCCCGATTGAAATAGTTTCTGGGGATAAAAATCCCACTGTATGTCGACGGTTGGCAAGTTAATTAAGATAAGCTATATTTTTTCGAAAACTTAAGACTAGGTTCAGAAAAAGGAAGGAGAAAAATCTACTGACTCTTAATATGCGTAAGACTCAATGTTGCTTAACTCGATTAGCCTGCCACCAGTCATTATATTTTCcctatataaaaagtaactaaaCTGAATTAATCTATCCCTAaggtagtttttgattttatctgGTTAAAGACGCGGCGAggggctttgttttattatatgtaaggaTTTACTTGAGCACTACTTAGTTAGTTCGTCAAGTAAAACACTGCCCTATATTCGTGCGGAAATACGGAATTGTTAATGTCAATCATAAATGTAgcaattacttaataaatatgaaataaaactcaGTTACTGAATTTGCCAAAACATATcggcattatttattaaaattgttaacgtTGTGCATGAAATATGAAAGTCATAATATCCATTTGGTAAATGTATTTGATATTACTCAATGTGGAACTTTgtggaaatataaaactataaaggGTTAAGAGGTAGCGTTTCGGATTACATACAGTAATATTTAAACCactcatttatttacaaaaataatcaaatagcaGTATTTTTATGCAGTAACTTATAATTGAGACTAGCTACTAAAAACTAACacttaattataagtaataaacgAAGGCATGTTGCTTAATTATGGTTGTATCttacattaaactaaataacGCGATCAAGTTGTTCGTCTGGTTGTTAGCATCATGATTATTCACAAACAGAAGCATCATCACCCAGTACGGCTCATGATTGATGtgctttgtataaataaataatgaactgcctcggtggcatagctGTAATTATATAtggtacgagtacaactatcACGCtggggtcctgggttcgaatcccgagtcgggctaATAATAgtagtgactgggtttttccatcttaaaaaattactcagtcgcagcacggagtcaggaagttagcggtgCGGCACCCCCGTgtctcagaaagcacgtaaagccgttggtcctgcacctgatctctctccggtcatgtcggattgccgtctttccggactatgagagtgagggaacagagagtgcactagtgtactgcgcacacaattgtgcactataatatgtcctgcgtacttggctgatctccgttgagattgccgtggccaaaattcggttaggaatcaaaaaataaataacaattaattattttataaatagtgttttttaatttctattttttataatttcaataatggaCTTTAATATCCCACAACTTGAACATCACAGCACTTGCACACTGTTGCTTAGCAGCAACGATAAACAAAGCTGTAGGATCTACCTAAACGGATTACTATACCAATAgcatatattgtattataatgtcCAAATATGAAATCCAAAAccaaatttataaattcaaactgATGTGGAACTGGAAGTTTATAGGGCCATATTAATAGATCAATCTTACCTCTGCAACATAtcaaatagaaatttaatatattaaactatttaattaattaaacttaagcTATTATTTAAGAGCCTGTTCTTAGCTGAGTAGAGCTGCTACATAAACGAAAGTCAGCTATCAAAATAcatcacatatttttatttgaaatatcactTAAGGtgatgttaatatgggtttattGAATAGCGACAATTTTATGTTGCTGATCTTCGCTTGACAGAGTCTCAACTGACATCACACTTGAGAGCCAAACTGAGTTGCATTTACCGCCCTTAATGATACTAATTTACTTGAATGaggatatttgtttgttattaaaaggTCAATAAATACTAagaatatttgcaataatataCCCGCAAGAtgttagaaatacaaaatatgattttatggatgctatatttatttcacaGCAAAGGTTTTGTGTCCGTCTGAAGATCACCAGATATAAACTCTCCAAAGCAAAAGACATCCGTAGTGTGTAGTTACTAAATAGTGTGTTACCGGTGTTGTTTATCAggaaatgtatgtatgtaactgaTTTCACTGTGAGACAGTTGTTCATGCAGTAGAGTTTAGTTCTTCCATTTGCTAAAAGCTAACACAATTATTTGTTTAGTATagctgtaattaaatttaattttacatttccttCATCACTGATTTCGAATCAAAGCATTATGCCGTCTCTAAAACAGACattgaaattatgaattaattttagtataCTTCGAATtttcgtacataatattattataacataaaaacaatatttggataacaaaaatatatttaacaataaaaataaattaacatttccattacataagtaagtgtaCATTGAATCTTCGATATTGAACAAATTAATTAGTAAACTATTGGAAATATCGTTCAGTAGTCGTCATCGGGGAAGCAGAAGGTACCGCGTCTTACATATCCTGATGGACAGGTCCCAACACGAACTCCGAAACGATTTTCAAAAGAAGGCACGTCAGGCTTTGGCGTTAAATGTCGCACCACCGGCATCTTGTCCTCTGATTGTGTTACAATGATTTTCTTCGTCAGCTGATCGATATCCATCTTCAAGGTTGATATAGGATGAGCCATATCTGATTTATTCTTCACTAAGAACTCCATAACGATACCCTCGGCTGGTAACGGGAACTCTTTGGTCTTAATAACACGGCCTTCTGTGACCGCAAGCAGAACGAAGCACAGCACGACCACGCACATATTTGATGAAGAcatgttcaatataaaaatgtggTGTTTATTGCTGGCGAGCTAGTCGACGGATGGTGGTGTAGCGGCTCTACA comes from the Manduca sexta isolate Smith_Timp_Sample1 chromosome 13, JHU_Msex_v1.0, whole genome shotgun sequence genome and includes:
- the LOC115446920 gene encoding uncharacterized protein LOC115446920, which produces MSSSNMCVVVLCFVLLAVTEGRVIKTKEFPLPAEGIVMEFLVKNKSDMAHPISTLKMDIDQLTKKIIVTQSEDKMPVVRHLTPKPDVPSFENRFGVRVGTCPSGYVRRGTFCFPDDDY